AACTAGTTAGATTCAATTATGGTTCTAAAAGTAAGATTGATGCGTGCTTGCGAAATCTTTTTTGTAGGCGGTAAGCGATGCAGCCAATTGTTTTGGGTGGTTCCTTTCATTACCAACAAACTGCCGTGTTCGAGCAACAGTGAAACTACTTTTTTGCTTTGCTTGTGTTTAAATGCAAATTTTCTTTCAGCACCAAAACTAAGTGAGGCGATGGCACCGTTCTTTTTTAAGTCCTTTTCACCATCGCTGTGCCAGGCCATTCCTTCTTCTCCGCTATGGTATAAATTTAATAAGCAGGAATTGTAAGTTTCTCCGCTTGAAGTTTCGCAAAGTGCTTTTAATTCCAGTAGTTCTTTAGTCCATGGAAGCGCCTGTTTAGTAGTGTTTGAATAGGTATATTCAAATTGTGAATCGCCATACCAGGCAACTTTTCTTTTGGTAATAATACGTTTTCCAAAAATGATGGCTTGGTCGTTTTCCCATTGGATGTTGGCTAACAAGGCAGTATAAAAAGCATTTGCTGCGCTTGTATTCATAAGCTTTCCATAATATATTACTTCACCGTCAAAGGGTAATATAGTGGAAATAACTTCAGTATTGAATAAGTCCATTTGGGTAAATTAAGGAGGAATCATTTATGTTAAAAGTACGTAACTTCTTTTGATAGGATTTAATTATATTAGACTTGATAATTGTTCTTAACTATAATTATGGTCAGATTCAGAAGTGTTTTATCCTTATGAGACACGTTTATAAATTTCGATTTCCTTTTGGGTGTGATATTTTTTGATTTTGTCTTGACAATAATTCTAAATTCACTATTTTTATGGTATTGTGTTCATAAATCTAATTCATTATGTTTCGTTCCCAAATAAGCGCTATCCAAGCTATTTGTCTATTTTTCGTTTTTGTAGTTTCGTGTAAAGAACAAAATAAAACCCATCCAGTTTCTATTGCATCAAAAACTATTGAAGTTAAGGGATATATTGTCCCAAAAGATAGTGTAAGTGAGGCTAAAGTTATACCTGTTGGATCACCGGAAATTATTAAGGTTGGCAAGCCAAATGTGGTTCTTGCGCATTTAAATACGCACGTTGCCGGTGTCCCATCAACAGCAATACTAAATACAGATGCCTTAAGAAAAATTACCCCGGGTGTTGATACCTTTTTGTTACCCAAAATAATTCGTGCTAAAGGCAAAGTATTACCTGCAGGTAAACCGGAAATTGTGCTTGCTAAAGATGCAGACACCAAAGACAATAACCCGGCAAGTTTTTCTTATTATAAAACCTTACAAGGGCTTAAGCATAACAATGTTCGCTGTTTGCTTAAGGATAAAGCGGGTAACCTATGGTTCGGCACAAGAGGCGGTGGAGTGGGATGTTATGACGGGAAATTTTTTACAAATTTTACTGAGAAAGAAGGTCTGAGCAACGATATGGTGATGTGCATTTTTGAAGATAAAAGTGGTAAGCTTTGGTTCGGTACCAATGGCGGTGGTGTGTGTTGCTACAATGGTAAAACCTTTACCACTTATACTGAAAAGGAAGGCCTATCTAATAATTATGTTTGGAGTATTTCAGATGACAAAGATGGAAATCTTTGGATTGGAACTAAAGAAAAGGGAGTATGCCGCTTTGATGGAAATTCTTTTACGAATTTTACTGTGAATGAAGGCTTGTCCAATAATTTTGTCACCTGTATTTTTAATGATAAAACCGGAGCGCTTTGGTTTGGAACATATGGCGGTGGTTTGAATCGTTACGATGGAAAATCATTTACAAATATTACTGTAAATGAGGGCTTAAACGATAATTTAGTTTGGAGTATTCTTGAAGATAAAATCGGAAACCTATGGTTCGGCACAAGCAACGGTGTTTGTCGATATGATGGAAACAGGGTGGAGGCAATTCAACGCGGTGAAAAAATACCTCAGAAATACCAAAAGGATCTTCAAACACTCCATGGTAAATTGGTAAAAACTTTAACTCGTTATACCGAAAAGGAAGGGTTATCGCACAAAGAAGTACCCTCAATCATACAAGATAAAGTTGGAAACCTTTGGTTTGGCACCTATGGAGGAGGCCTGTGTCGATTTGATGGAAACCGTGTAGATGCAGTTGAACGTGGAGACAATATTCCATTAGATCAACAATTTGATCTTCAAAAAATAAATGGAAAGTTGGTAAAAACCTTCGTTCATTATACCGAGAATGAAGGATTGTCAGATAATATTATTTGGAGTTTGCTGGAGGATAAAAGTGGAAACCTCTGGGTTGGGACTTATAACGGAGGGCTCAATCGATATGATGGAAAGATCTTTACCAATTATTCAGAAATAGATGGCTTAACCAACAATTTCGTTACCTGTATTATAGAAGATAAAAGTAAAAATTTGTGGTTCGCAACGAATAATGGACTCTGTCATTATGATGGAAAAACCTTTACCAATTTCACAGAGAAAGAAGGCTTGCCAAAAAAATTTATTTTTTCATTGTTAGAAGATAGAAATGGCAATATCTGGATTGGATTTAATGGTGGTGGTGTATGCCGTTATGATGGTAAATCGTTTGCTGTTTTTACAACTAATGAAGGCTTAACTAATAATTTTATCAATACTATTTTCGAAGATAGGGAAGGAAACATTTGGTTTGGTTCGGATTACGGAGTTTGCAGATATGACGGAAATCGAGTTGAAGCTATTGAACGAGGAGAAAATATTCCAATAGCAGCGCAACACAATCTAATAAAACAAAATGGAAAATGGATTAAAACCTTTACTAACTATACAGTAAAGGAAGGTCTATCCAGTAATCTAATTTTGGATATTTTAGAAGATAAGCAAGGAAACATTTGGTTTTCAACGGAAGGAGGTGGTATTTGTAGCTATGATGGAAAAACCTTTACCCATTATACTGAGAAAGAAGGATTAGCTAATAATTCGATTTCAAGCATGTGCCAAGATAAAAGTGGTCACCTTTGGTTAGGCACATCTGAAGGATGTATGTTTTACGACGGTAAATATTTAACTATTTTAACTGAGAAGGAAGGGCTCGTGAATAATGCTGTACAAGGCATTATTCAGGATGTTGATGGAAATATGTGGTTTGGTACAAGGAAAGGATTAAGTAAAATGGGCGCAGCTCAATTGAATAAGTTGAGCCAAAAAAGCAATCCCTCCGTCGCTTCAAATGTGTCATTGTTTTATAACTATGGATATAATGATGGATTCTTTGGATTGAACTGCCGCCGTAATTCAGTTTTTCAAGATAGTAAAGGTAGAATTTGGTGGGGTGCAGATGTACTTACTTGTTATGAACCCAAAGAAGATCATTTAGATACTATTGCTCCCTTAGTGAATATAACAAGTGTAAAATTATTTGGTGAAGAAATTGAATGGTCAAAATTAAACTCTGTTAGTGTTGATAGCCTAGGAAAGGAAATAGTTAATGGAACTATGCGAGATACAATTTTATCAAATGGAATACAGTTAAAGGAAATAAAATTTGATGGGCTATCACAATGGTACAATTTGCCTGAGCATTTGAGTCTACCCTATAAAAACAACAATCTTAGCTTTTCTTTTATAGGTGTACATATGCAAAGCCGAAATCACATTCTGTACCAATATAAATTAGAAGGCTTAGATTCGGAATGGAGTGCCATCACAGATAAAACAGAAGCAACTTGCAGCAACTTACCCAATGGTAATTTCATTTTTAAAGTTAGAGCCTTGAACCAAAGTGGTGTTTGGAGCCGGCCATTTGAATTTAAATTTGTTGTTCGCCCTCCATGGTGGCTTACCTGGTGGTTTCGTTCATTTATGGTAATCGTTTTGATTATGGCATCTTATGGATTTTTTCAATGGAGAACAGCACTTTTAAGAAAGGAAAATGAAAATCTCGAAAGAACTGTCGAAGAGCGAACAGCTGTTGTTATTGAACAAAAACAAGTTATCGAAGAAAAGCATAAAGAAATAACGGATAGTATAAATTATGCAGAACGAATTCAAAGAGCTTTGCTCGCAAATAAAGCTCTTTTGGATGAAAATTTAAAGGAGTATTTTATTTTCTTTAATCCAAAGGACATTGTGAGTGGAGATTTTTATTGGGCAACAAAATTGAACGATAATAATTTTCTTCTTGTTACTGCAGACAGCACCGGACATGGTGTTCCAGGCGCTATTATGAGTATTTTAAATATTGCAAGTTTAAGAGAAGCATCTTCAAAAGGAATAGCACGACCCGATTTATTGTTGAATGAAACTAGGAAATTGATTATTGAGAATTTAAGATACGATGGAAGCGAGGAAGGCGGAAAGGATGGAATGGATGGAAGTATACTTAGTTTTGATTTTAAGAACAATATTTTGGAATGTGCTTGTGCTTATAATTCAGTTTGGTTAGTTCGTAATAGTGGGATGGAAGGCGATGTGAGCGAGTACAAATTAATAGAAATTAAGGCTGACAGAATGCCGATTGGAAAGCATAGTAACGATATGAACGCATTTACTAGACATACCGTAAAATTGCAAAAGGGGGATGT
The sequence above is a segment of the Bacteroidota bacterium genome. Coding sequences within it:
- a CDS encoding alpha-ketoglutarate-dependent dioxygenase AlkB, with the protein product MDLFNTEVISTILPFDGEVIYYGKLMNTSAANAFYTALLANIQWENDQAIIFGKRIITKRKVAWYGDSQFEYTYSNTTKQALPWTKELLELKALCETSSGETYNSCLLNLYHSGEEGMAWHSDGEKDLKKNGAIASLSFGAERKFAFKHKQSKKVVSLLLEHGSLLVMKGTTQNNWLHRLPPTKKISQARINLTFRTIIESN
- a CDS encoding SpoIIE family protein phosphatase, whose translation is MFRSQISAIQAICLFFVFVVSCKEQNKTHPVSIASKTIEVKGYIVPKDSVSEAKVIPVGSPEIIKVGKPNVVLAHLNTHVAGVPSTAILNTDALRKITPGVDTFLLPKIIRAKGKVLPAGKPEIVLAKDADTKDNNPASFSYYKTLQGLKHNNVRCLLKDKAGNLWFGTRGGGVGCYDGKFFTNFTEKEGLSNDMVMCIFEDKSGKLWFGTNGGGVCCYNGKTFTTYTEKEGLSNNYVWSISDDKDGNLWIGTKEKGVCRFDGNSFTNFTVNEGLSNNFVTCIFNDKTGALWFGTYGGGLNRYDGKSFTNITVNEGLNDNLVWSILEDKIGNLWFGTSNGVCRYDGNRVEAIQRGEKIPQKYQKDLQTLHGKLVKTLTRYTEKEGLSHKEVPSIIQDKVGNLWFGTYGGGLCRFDGNRVDAVERGDNIPLDQQFDLQKINGKLVKTFVHYTENEGLSDNIIWSLLEDKSGNLWVGTYNGGLNRYDGKIFTNYSEIDGLTNNFVTCIIEDKSKNLWFATNNGLCHYDGKTFTNFTEKEGLPKKFIFSLLEDRNGNIWIGFNGGGVCRYDGKSFAVFTTNEGLTNNFINTIFEDREGNIWFGSDYGVCRYDGNRVEAIERGENIPIAAQHNLIKQNGKWIKTFTNYTVKEGLSSNLILDILEDKQGNIWFSTEGGGICSYDGKTFTHYTEKEGLANNSISSMCQDKSGHLWLGTSEGCMFYDGKYLTILTEKEGLVNNAVQGIIQDVDGNMWFGTRKGLSKMGAAQLNKLSQKSNPSVASNVSLFYNYGYNDGFFGLNCRRNSVFQDSKGRIWWGADVLTCYEPKEDHLDTIAPLVNITSVKLFGEEIEWSKLNSVSVDSLGKEIVNGTMRDTILSNGIQLKEIKFDGLSQWYNLPEHLSLPYKNNNLSFSFIGVHMQSRNHILYQYKLEGLDSEWSAITDKTEATCSNLPNGNFIFKVRALNQSGVWSRPFEFKFVVRPPWWLTWWFRSFMVIVLIMASYGFFQWRTALLRKENENLERTVEERTAVVIEQKQVIEEKHKEITDSINYAERIQRALLANKALLDENLKEYFIFFNPKDIVSGDFYWATKLNDNNFLLVTADSTGHGVPGAIMSILNIASLREASSKGIARPDLLLNETRKLIIENLRYDGSEEGGKDGMDGSILSFDFKNNILECACAYNSVWLVRNSGMEGDVSEYKLIEIKADRMPIGKHSNDMNAFTRHTVKLQKGDVIYALTDGFPDQFGGARGKKFKNKQLQELLLSINYEPMEVQRNILNDVFDNWKGNLKQVDDVCIIGVRV